The following DNA comes from Streptomyces sp. Ag109_O5-10.
TGGTTGCCGTGCGGGTGCGGGTGCGGGTCTGTGGCGTGTGGGGGTGTGGGTCAGGCGTCGTCGGTGGTGGGGTCGACGACGCGGACGCCGAAGTGGGCGGTGAGGGCGGCGCAGGCCCGGCAGGGGGCGGCGAAGCTGCCGTGCAGGGGGTCGCCGTCCTCGCGTATGCGGCGGGCGGTGAGTTTGGCCTGCTTGAGGGATTTGCGGGCTTCGCCGTTGGTCATGGGTTTGCGGGCGGCGCGTTTGCTGCGGGCGCTGTCGGCGGTGCCGAGGTGCCGGGAGATGAGGATGGCCTCGGCGCAGCGGCCGGTGAAGCGGTCGCGTTGTCCGCTGGGGAGGGTGTCGAGGAACTCCTGGACCAGCGGGTGCAGCGGGGGCGGCTGGTCACCGCGCGCGGCGGTGCCGGTGAGGGTGGCGCCGCGGACGGAGAGGGCCGCGGCGACGGTGGGCAGGATTCCGTCGCGGCGGTGCTGGAGGGTGGGGGCGGGAGGTATTTCGTTGCTGCTCCAGCCGATGCGGGGGTCGCCGTTGGTGGCGCCGTGGGTGGCGCCGGACATGGCGTTGTGTGGTCCCGTCTGTGTGGTGTTCATGATCGTCTTCCCCTCCCGGGCATCCCCCCGAAAGTCACAGACTGCCAAATCCTGTGGCGGGTGCGGTAGCTGGGGCGGTGCGACACGCCCGGGTCCGGGCAGGCTGTCACGGCAGGGTGACGGCTGGTCACGGAACCGGAGGGCCGGTGACCGGGGTTCGTGTACCGCATAGGCTGTCGGCAACCGCGACGGGCGCGGTCGACGCGTCCGGGATGTGGGAGAGACAGCCGGATACGGGCCGTGCCGCACCGCAGGGGTGTGATGCCGGTCCGTACAGAGTGCCGCAGGGGGCAACGGTCATGACGACAGGTCGGCTCGGGCTGGGGGCACCGGCCAGCCGCCAGGCTGGGGGACAGGCCGCGCCGCCGAACGCGGCCTATGCCGGGCAGGTCGTGCATTTCCCGGATCCGGTTCGGGCGGCACGTCACCCGAGAGGGGTACGGATCGACGAGCGTGGTTACCCCGACTTCTCGCCCTACGCGCGTGCGGCGGCGGAGATCGCCGATCCGCCGGAGGGTTTCGGCGTCGACGAGTTGCGGCTGACGGACTTCGTGTCCGCGAACGCGGTGCTGGCGGCTTCCGGTCATGAGCTGTGGGACACGGTGCCGGTGGTGGCGACTCCGCACGGCTGGACGTGGCACCACGTGGCGGGGTCGCGGCGGCTGGAGCTGGTCCCGGTCGAGGTGAAGGCGTTGCTGCGGCACCACGGTGGGGTGGCGACGGCGCGGGTGGACCACGACAAGCGGGGGACGCGGCCGTTGCAGGAGACGCGGCCGGCGCACTTCGGGCTGCCGAAGTCGGGTGTGGCGGTGTCGGAGTCGCAGGTGCAGGGGGTCGAGGAGGATCTCGGCTACCGGCTGCCGGGTGCGTACCGTTCGTTCCTGAAGGCGGCGGGGGGTTGTGCGCCGGTGGGTACGGCCCTGGACGCGGGTCTCGGGCTGCTGGTGGACCAGCCGTTCTTCACGGTCCGGGACGAGGCGGCGGTGAACGACCTCGTGTACGTGAACAAGTGCCTGCGCGACCATCTCACCAAGGACTATCTGGGCGTCGGTTTCGTGCAGGGCGGTCTGCTGGCGGTGAAGGTCAAGGGGGACCGGCTGGGTTCGGTGTGGTTCTGCGCGTACGACGACGCGCGTGACGTGGATCCGGGGTGGCCGCCGGCGGAGCGGGTGGAGCGTCTGCTGCTGCCGTGCGGTGAGGACTTCGACGTGTTCCTGTCGCGGCTGGCGGGGTCCCCGCCGGAGTTGGAGACGGTGGCGAACCTGATGGTCGACGGTGGTTTCGCGCGTGCCGTGCCGGTGTCCTCGGCCGGCTCGGGGGAGTGAGGTCCGGCATGGTGACGTTCGCGCAGGCGCAGGAGCGCGCGGAAGAGTGGATCAACGGTGACGTTCCGGCGTACCAGCATCGTGAGGTGCGGGTGCGGGAGTTCGGTCTCGGGTTCGTGGTGTGGGGCGAGGACCGTGCGGAGGGTCCGCGGTCGGACGGGGGCGGGCAGCGGCTGGTGATCGCCCGTGACAGCGGTGAGGCCACGCTGTGGCCCGCGTTGCCGGTGGGCGAGGTGGTCCGCCGGTACGAGGAGGAGTACGGCCGTGAGGCGGAGGTCGCCGACGCGGTGCCGGCGCCCGCGGCCCGGGTGGACCTGAACCAGACGTCGTTCCTGTTGAGTCCGCCGGAGTGGCTCCAGGAGGCGGCGGACAAGCTGGGTGTCCCGGATCGGCGGCCGGGGGGTGACGGGGTGCCGGCCGGTGCGGGCACTGGTCCGGTTCCCGGCTCCGGCGCCGGTTCCGTTGGGCTCGCCGAGACGCAGACCGGGGTGCCGGCGGCTCCGGGTGGGACTCCTTGGGCCGGTACCGACACCAACGCCGATGCCGGCGAGGACCGTTCCGTCCCGTTGCCGGCGACGGTGTTCGCGCCGCCGCTGGGCGATGCCGACGACGGGGCCCTGGGGGAGGCCGAGACGGCGCTGTTGGCGGGCGGCAGCCAACTGCCGCGCACGGCGGTGAATCCGGCGCTGGACGAGGTGAGTGCGCAGGGCGGCACGCCTCTGCCGACTCCGCGGGACGCCCCTTCGTACGGCTACCCGCAGGGGCCGGCGGCTCCCGGCACGCCCGGGCCGAGTGCGCCGTCGCGCCCGCAGGCGCCCGCGCCGCCGCCCGCGTCCTCCTACGGCTACCCGCAGGCTCCGGCGGCTCCCGGACAGCCGCTCGCGCCGAACGCCAGTGACATTGCGGACGCCGCGACGAGCCGGGCCGCGCCTCCTCCGCGCAGGGCGCGTGGCGGGGCCGGTGCGCCGCCTCCGCCGCCG
Coding sequences within:
- a CDS encoding SMI1/KNR4 family protein, which produces MTTGRLGLGAPASRQAGGQAAPPNAAYAGQVVHFPDPVRAARHPRGVRIDERGYPDFSPYARAAAEIADPPEGFGVDELRLTDFVSANAVLAASGHELWDTVPVVATPHGWTWHHVAGSRRLELVPVEVKALLRHHGGVATARVDHDKRGTRPLQETRPAHFGLPKSGVAVSESQVQGVEEDLGYRLPGAYRSFLKAAGGCAPVGTALDAGLGLLVDQPFFTVRDEAAVNDLVYVNKCLRDHLTKDYLGVGFVQGGLLAVKVKGDRLGSVWFCAYDDARDVDPGWPPAERVERLLLPCGEDFDVFLSRLAGSPPELETVANLMVDGGFARAVPVSSAGSGE
- a CDS encoding YwqJ-related putative deaminase, yielding MNTTQTGPHNAMSGATHGATNGDPRIGWSSNEIPPAPTLQHRRDGILPTVAAALSVRGATLTGTAARGDQPPPLHPLVQEFLDTLPSGQRDRFTGRCAEAILISRHLGTADSARSKRAARKPMTNGEARKSLKQAKLTARRIREDGDPLHGSFAAPCRACAALTAHFGVRVVDPTTDDA